The Toxorhynchites rutilus septentrionalis strain SRP chromosome 3, ASM2978413v1, whole genome shotgun sequence genome includes a region encoding these proteins:
- the LOC129775655 gene encoding uncharacterized protein LOC129775655, with amino-acid sequence MQLLSEIPVIDTEAIDFFMERNATASDNDRNRSTRKTRSSAKKLISNVTVEELIVEKSENSPAWIVKGALREDSSVSTAKNKKKAAAEDKTTLNIHFLRLQINDTDCDDDIKSVDCQNCDKTKENCTKIYPYLLWLQQKQKEILQDIENMTLTAPKKIKRELNSDTALKPVNFEAELVKVELPSLTKLKKEVAQISPLELESAMRLSLFNLIREYQGNDPNDFLQFCGKRMREENCSTAQILTVEQADTDLWHELRKGRITASRIHEASRCTMTSGSLTSKIMGLSSGFSFAMKRGTELEGHVFAVLQEEYPSLKNTGLVLDPQFPWMGASPDGLADDFVLEIKCPYTPKTYECYVDVKKLSKKYFAQIQLQMHMTHKTKALLGVAALDFEKTRGVTKVWIDYDKDYVDNIMQEAFEFWQKGVFPALLKKRKSKK; translated from the exons ATGCAGCTTTTATCGGAGATTCCGGTTATCGACACCGAagcaattgattttttcatggaACGAAATGCTACCGCTAGTGACAATGATCGGAACAGATCTACGCGCAAAACACGATC GTCTGCGAAGAAGTTGATCAGCAATGTTACTGTTGAGGAGCTCATCGTGGAAAAGTCTGAGAATTCTCCAGCATGGATCGTGAAAGGTGCACTGCGAGAAGACTCATCGGTCAGTACTgccaaaaacaaaaagaaagcaGCTGCTGAGGACAAAACTACCCTCAATATTCACTTTCTCAGACTGCAAATTAACGATACCGATTGCGATGACGATATCAAATCGGTGGATTGTCAAAATTGTGATAAAACTAAAG aaaattgcacaaaaatcTACCCATACCTATTATGgctgcaacagaaacaaaaagAGATCCTGCAAGATATTGAGAATATGACGCTTACTGccccgaaaaaaataaaacgtgaGCTTAATAGCGACACTGCTCTCAAGCCAGTCAATTTTGAAGCCGAACTTGTTAAAGTAGAACTCCCATCGCTGACAAAACTGAAGAAGGAAGTCGCTCAAATCTCTCCACTGGAATTAGAATCGGCCATGAGATTGTCCTTGTTTAATTTGATTCGTGAATATCAGGGCAACGATCCAAACGATTTCCTCCAGTTTTGTGGAAAACGCATGCGAGAGGAGAACTGTTCGACTGCACAAATTCTGACTGTTGAACAAGCTGACACCGATTTGTGGCACGAATTGAGAAAAGGTCGTATCACAGCGTCTCGAATTCACGAAGCTTCACGCTGCACTATGACAAGCGGTTCGTTGACGAGCAAAATCATGGGCCTAAGCTCGGGATTTTCTTTTGCCATGAAGAGGGGAACTGAATTGGAAGGACATGTTTTCGCCGTCCTGCAGGAAGAGTATCCATCCTTGAAGAACACAGGCCTGGTACTAGACCCTCAATTCCCCTGGATGGGAGCCTCTCCTGATGGACTTGCCGATGATTTTGTACTGGAAATCAAGTGTCCGTACACCCCGAAGACGTATGAGTGTTACGTAGACGTTAAAAAGCTATCCAAGAAATACTTTGCCCAAATTCAGCTACAAATGCACATGACCCATAAGACAAAGGCGCTACTTGGAGTAGCAGCACTCGATTTCGAAAAAACGCGGGGCGTTACCAAAGTGTGGATTGATTACGATAAAGATTACGTTGACAACATTATGCAGGAGGCATTCGAGTTCTGGCAGAAGGGCGTCTTTCCCGCACTTTTAAAAAAGCGCAAGtcaaagaaataa